A section of the Methanocaldococcus sp. FS406-22 genome encodes:
- a CDS encoding DUF2304 domain-containing protein produces the protein MELIQIVGVIFALFALSRVVLQLKRRSISFNEGLFWIFIWSLVVIFLIFPEFFGYVAEFLGVGRGVDALMYISIVVLFYLIYRLYAKIDALERQITHIVREIAIRDRYEPKKRD, from the coding sequence ATGGAATTAATCCAAATAGTTGGGGTTATATTTGCATTATTTGCATTGTCAAGAGTTGTGTTGCAATTAAAGAGGAGAAGTATAAGCTTTAATGAAGGATTGTTTTGGATTTTTATTTGGAGTTTAGTTGTGATATTTTTAATATTCCCAGAATTTTTTGGATATGTTGCAGAATTTTTGGGTGTTGGAAGGGGAGTTGATGCACTTATGTATATATCGATAGTTGTTCTATTCTATTTAATTTATAGATTGTATGCTAAGATTGACGCCTTGGAGAGGCAGATAACACACATAGTTAGAGAGATTGCCATAAGGGATAGATATGAACCAAAGAAAAGAGATTGA
- the cobM gene encoding precorrin-4 C(11)-methyltransferase: MNNDRKVIIVGAGPGDPELITIKGKKTIEDADVIIYAGSLVNEKLLEYSKKNAEIYNSANMNLEEIVEVMVKAVNEGKKVVRLHTGDPSIYGAIKEQIDELAKHNIDVEIIPGVSSLFAATASLKVELTLPDVSQTVIITRPEGRTPMPEKEKLRDLANHQSTMAIFLGVSMIDKVVKELIEGGYKEDTPVAVVYHASWYDEKIIRGTLKDIAEKVKKEGIKKTALIIVGEVLNPKYYAYSKLYDKDFEHGYRKKE, encoded by the coding sequence ATGAATAACGATAGAAAAGTTATAATTGTTGGAGCAGGGCCAGGAGACCCAGAGTTGATAACAATCAAAGGAAAAAAAACTATAGAAGATGCTGACGTCATAATATATGCTGGCTCTTTAGTTAATGAAAAGCTCTTAGAATACAGCAAAAAGAACGCTGAAATCTACAACAGTGCAAACATGAACTTAGAGGAGATAGTTGAGGTTATGGTTAAGGCAGTTAATGAAGGAAAAAAGGTTGTTAGGCTTCATACTGGAGACCCTTCTATCTACGGGGCTATAAAGGAGCAGATTGATGAATTGGCAAAGCATAATATAGATGTTGAGATAATTCCAGGAGTTAGTTCTTTATTTGCGGCAACTGCCTCATTGAAGGTTGAGTTAACTCTTCCAGATGTCTCACAGACGGTTATTATCACAAGACCAGAGGGAAGAACTCCAATGCCAGAAAAAGAAAAGCTTAGAGATTTAGCTAACCATCAATCAACAATGGCTATTTTTTTAGGCGTTTCAATGATTGATAAAGTTGTTAAAGAGCTAATTGAGGGAGGTTATAAAGAAGATACTCCAGTGGCTGTTGTATATCATGCCTCATGGTATGATGAGAAAATTATTAGAGGAACTTTGAAGGATATAGCTGAAAAGGTTAAAAAAGAAGGAATTAAAAAAACTGCCCTAATTATTGTTGGAGAGGTTTTAAATCCGAAGTACTATGCATATTCAAAGCTTTATGATAAGGATTTTGAACATGGATATAGGAAAAAGGAATAA
- the serS gene encoding serine--tRNA ligase — translation MKLTFDLDGKIIFSKELSEEAKKVVEEILKNADSIFLRGVPKGKEDEASKIKSYEFEGNTLKLKIVSGTYTRAHEGLIRLRKPLAEKLGRNFRIGVRGIEIDNYVITIETDEDKAKKLEGIKVPECEAKVEGNKIILTFKDIGESELKRNIIDRAIKFVKTELEKEEEDLTFKVCKIPPGTIVSEYKAKRKITFDKDPTDVAEKLGWVKKFPGRGQWFYAPPITALFRVLEELIVEEVVKKIGFQECLFPKLIPLEIMYKMRYLEGLPEGMYYVCPPKREPELFKEFVNEMMIKKEIPIEKLKTLLRDPGYVLAPAQCEPFYQFFEGEVIDVDKPIMFFDRSGWTYRWEGGGARGLDRVNEFLRVECVWIGSPEFVEETRDKTLKYAEKLAEKLDLEYWVEVGDDPFYLEGRKKEDRGIEFPDVPKYEMRLWLPHIKDERKGVAVTSANVHGTHFVEGFRIKDYKGRKVWTGCTGYGITRWVVGYLAQYGFDFDDWHPIIKKKIEKLPEVPQLITWPKKD, via the coding sequence ATGAAACTTACCTTTGATTTAGATGGAAAGATAATATTTAGTAAAGAGTTAAGTGAAGAGGCAAAAAAGGTTGTAGAGGAGATTTTAAAAAATGCAGATAGCATATTTTTAAGAGGAGTTCCAAAGGGAAAAGAAGATGAGGCATCAAAAATAAAAAGCTATGAGTTTGAAGGGAACACTTTAAAATTAAAGATTGTCTCTGGGACTTACACAAGAGCCCATGAAGGTTTAATTAGATTAAGAAAGCCATTAGCTGAAAAATTAGGAAGAAACTTTAGAATTGGAGTTAGAGGAATTGAAATAGATAATTATGTAATAACAATTGAAACAGATGAAGATAAAGCTAAAAAATTAGAAGGCATTAAAGTTCCAGAGTGCGAGGCAAAGGTTGAAGGAAACAAAATTATATTGACATTTAAAGACATTGGAGAAAGCGAGCTAAAAAGAAACATTATTGATAGAGCAATAAAGTTTGTAAAAACAGAGTTAGAAAAAGAAGAAGAGGATTTGACATTTAAAGTTTGTAAGATTCCACCAGGAACAATAGTTAGTGAATATAAGGCAAAGAGAAAAATAACCTTTGACAAAGATCCAACAGATGTAGCTGAAAAACTTGGATGGGTTAAAAAATTCCCTGGAAGAGGGCAGTGGTTTTATGCTCCACCAATAACAGCATTATTTAGGGTTTTAGAGGAGTTGATAGTTGAAGAAGTTGTTAAAAAAATTGGATTTCAGGAATGTTTATTCCCAAAACTTATCCCATTGGAAATTATGTATAAGATGAGATACTTAGAAGGTTTGCCAGAGGGAATGTATTATGTGTGCCCACCAAAGAGAGAGCCAGAGCTTTTTAAAGAGTTTGTAAATGAGATGATGATTAAGAAAGAGATTCCAATTGAAAAATTAAAAACTCTACTTAGAGACCCAGGTTATGTGTTAGCCCCAGCTCAATGTGAGCCGTTCTATCAATTCTTTGAAGGGGAGGTTATAGATGTTGATAAACCAATAATGTTCTTTGATAGAAGTGGATGGACATACAGATGGGAGGGAGGAGGAGCGAGAGGTTTAGATAGAGTTAATGAATTTTTAAGGGTGGAGTGTGTTTGGATTGGAAGTCCAGAGTTTGTTGAAGAGACAAGAGATAAAACATTAAAATATGCTGAAAAATTAGCTGAAAAGCTTGATTTAGAATATTGGGTTGAGGTTGGGGATGACCCATTCTATTTAGAGGGAAGAAAGAAAGAGGATAGAGGAATAGAGTTCCCAGATGTGCCAAAGTATGAGATGAGGTTGTGGCTACCACACATAAAGGATGAGAGAAAGGGAGTTGCTGTTACATCAGCAAATGTCCATGGAACACACTTCGTTGAAGGATTTAGAATTAAGGACTATAAGGGTAGGAAGGTTTGGACTGGATGCACTGGATATGGAATAACAAGATGGGTTGTTGGATATTTAGCTCAATATGGTTTTGATTTTGATGACTGGCATCCAATAATAAAGAAAAAGATTGAAAAGCTTCCAGAAGTTCCTCAATTGATAACTTGGCCCAAGAAGGATTAA
- the tsaA gene encoding tRNA (N6-threonylcarbamoyladenosine(37)-N6)-methyltransferase TrmO has protein sequence MYYLNPIGVVEQNNDYTVLNIFDEFLDGLDGLKEGDYIIVLVWFHKNDSEERRKILKVHPRGDINNPLKGVFATRSPYRPNPIGKYTVKTHKIDKNKIFIDKIDAYDKTPIIDIKIFSEELDCPTR, from the coding sequence ATGTATTATCTAAACCCTATTGGAGTTGTAGAGCAGAATAACGATTATACAGTCCTAAATATATTTGATGAGTTTTTAGATGGGTTGGATGGTTTAAAAGAGGGAGATTATATCATTGTCTTAGTCTGGTTCCATAAAAATGATAGTGAAGAAAGAAGAAAGATTTTGAAGGTTCATCCAAGAGGAGATATAAACAACCCACTAAAAGGAGTTTTTGCTACCCGTTCTCCTTATAGGCCAAATCCTATTGGAAAATACACAGTAAAAACCCATAAAATTGATAAAAATAAGATTTTCATTGATAAAATTGATGCTTATGATAAAACACCAATAATTGATATAAAAATATTTTCAGAAGAGTTGGATTGCCCAACAAGATGA
- a CDS encoding UPF0104 family protein yields the protein MDLKGQILNKRTIVSFILSLGIILYIFSKIDLDKLILILKNTNIFYYFFAVAMFYLSILIKSYRWRIFLKNTDIDLKLKDAFVIYYLSMFVNSLVPAKLGDIYRGYLLKKKTNKSISLGVGTVFIERIFDLVAMISLLFISAYLSFKSDIPKEILYSIKWGTIIILFLIILIFGFLLVNSKINLKNNKIERILMNFEKGLRAVKLNTLPLLIILSFVGWFIEGLTIYFIFLALNLNLEILFGVFSDLASSLLTAIPITPSGLGIVEYALIYILKLKNIDYSGAFAVLILYRLISYFSIVLFGAIMFYIVEGNILRESKNG from the coding sequence ATGGATTTAAAAGGGCAAATTTTAAATAAAAGGACAATAGTTTCTTTTATCCTTTCATTGGGAATAATTCTATATATCTTTTCAAAGATAGATTTGGATAAATTAATATTAATCTTAAAAAACACGAACATTTTTTATTATTTTTTTGCAGTAGCAATGTTTTATCTTTCAATCTTAATTAAAAGCTACCGTTGGAGAATCTTTTTAAAAAATACTGACATTGATTTAAAATTAAAAGATGCATTTGTAATATATTATCTTTCAATGTTCGTAAATTCATTAGTTCCAGCGAAGTTAGGGGACATTTATAGAGGGTATTTATTAAAAAAGAAAACAAATAAATCAATATCATTGGGAGTTGGGACGGTTTTTATTGAAAGAATTTTTGATTTAGTAGCAATGATTAGTTTGTTATTTATCTCTGCTTACTTATCATTTAAGTCAGATATTCCAAAGGAAATTCTTTATTCAATTAAATGGGGAACTATCATCATATTGTTTTTAATCATTTTAATTTTTGGTTTTTTATTAGTTAATAGCAAGATAAATTTAAAAAATAATAAAATAGAGAGAATTTTAATGAATTTTGAAAAAGGTTTAAGGGCTGTTAAACTTAACACCCTTCCTCTCTTAATAATTTTGTCATTTGTTGGATGGTTTATTGAAGGGCTAACTATTTATTTTATATTTTTAGCATTAAATCTAAATTTAGAAATCTTATTTGGAGTATTCTCTGATTTGGCATCTTCATTATTAACAGCAATTCCAATAACTCCTTCTGGATTGGGAATTGTAGAATATGCGTTAATTTATATATTGAAACTAAAAAATATAGATTATAGTGGAGCTTTTGCAGTCCTTATTTTATATCGTTTAATATCATATTTCTCAATTGTTTTGTTTGGGGCGATAATGTTTTATATCGTTGAGGGAAATATTCTAAGAGAATCTAAAAATGGATAA
- a CDS encoding GMP synthase subunit A, whose protein sequence is MIVILDNGGQYVHRIYRSLKYIGVSSKIIPNTTPLEEIEGNEEIKGIILSGGPDIEKAKNCIDIALNAKLPILGICLGHQLIALAYGGEVGRAEAEEYALTKVYVDKENDLFKNVPKEFNAWASHKDEVKKVPEGFEILAHSDICRVEAMKHKTKPIYGVQFHPEVAHTEYGSEILKNFCKVCGYKFE, encoded by the coding sequence ATGATTGTTATCTTAGACAACGGAGGGCAGTATGTTCATAGAATATACAGGAGCTTAAAATATATTGGAGTTAGCTCAAAAATAATTCCAAACACTACTCCATTGGAAGAGATTGAAGGTAATGAAGAGATTAAAGGTATTATATTAAGTGGAGGGCCAGATATTGAAAAGGCAAAAAATTGCATAGATATTGCCTTAAATGCCAAGCTACCAATATTGGGGATTTGTTTAGGGCATCAACTTATTGCTTTGGCTTATGGTGGAGAGGTTGGAAGAGCTGAAGCTGAAGAATACGCATTAACAAAGGTTTATGTTGATAAAGAGAATGATTTATTCAAAAATGTTCCAAAAGAGTTTAATGCATGGGCTTCACATAAAGATGAGGTTAAAAAAGTCCCAGAGGGCTTTGAAATTTTAGCTCACTCAGATATTTGCAGAGTTGAGGCGATGAAGCACAAAACAAAACCAATCTATGGGGTTCAGTTCCATCCAGAGGTTGCTCACACAGAATATGGAAGTGAGATTTTAAAAAACTTCTGCAAGGTTTGCGGTTACAAATTTGAATAG
- a CDS encoding aldolase has translation MVKRLKKKDVKVPLTVPEDMKEEYIKNYLELTKRTGNVMIFAGDQRIEHLNDDFFGEGIAKEDASPEHLFNIASKGKICGFATQLGLIARYGMDYKKVPYIVKINSKTHLVKTRDPISRALVTVKDVVELKENSGLNILGVGYTIYPGSEYEHIMFEEASRVILEAHKHGLIAIIWSYPRGKNVKDEKDPHIIAGAAGVAACLGADFVKVNYPKCDNPAERFKEAVLAAGRTGVLCAGGKSIEPEKFLKQIWEQINISGARGNATGRNIHQKPLDDAVRMCNAIYAITIEGKSLEEALKIYYGDRK, from the coding sequence ATGGTAAAAAGGCTTAAAAAGAAAGATGTGAAAGTGCCATTAACTGTTCCAGAGGATATGAAAGAGGAGTATATCAAAAACTACTTAGAGCTAACAAAGAGAACTGGAAATGTTATGATATTTGCTGGAGACCAGAGGATTGAGCATTTAAATGATGATTTCTTTGGGGAGGGGATTGCTAAAGAGGACGCATCTCCAGAGCATCTATTTAATATAGCAAGTAAAGGGAAAATCTGCGGATTTGCTACACAACTCGGTTTAATAGCAAGGTATGGAATGGATTATAAAAAAGTTCCTTATATTGTGAAGATTAATTCAAAAACTCATCTGGTTAAAACAAGAGACCCTATAAGTAGGGCTTTAGTTACAGTTAAAGATGTTGTTGAGCTTAAAGAAAACTCTGGATTGAACATATTGGGTGTTGGTTATACCATATACCCCGGAAGTGAGTATGAGCATATCATGTTTGAGGAGGCTTCGAGGGTTATTTTAGAGGCTCATAAACATGGCTTAATTGCAATAATCTGGAGCTATCCAAGAGGTAAAAATGTTAAAGATGAAAAAGACCCTCACATAATAGCTGGAGCTGCTGGAGTTGCTGCATGCTTAGGAGCAGATTTTGTTAAGGTTAATTACCCAAAGTGTGATAACCCAGCAGAGAGATTTAAAGAGGCGGTTTTAGCCGCTGGAAGAACTGGAGTTTTATGTGCTGGAGGAAAGAGCATAGAACCAGAGAAATTTTTAAAACAGATTTGGGAGCAAATTAATATCAGTGGAGCAAGAGGAAATGCAACTGGAAGAAATATCCACCAAAAACCATTAGATGATGCTGTAAGGATGTGCAATGCAATATATGCAATAACCATTGAAGGAAAAAGCTTGGAAGAGGCTTTAAAGATATATTATGGAGATAGAAAATAA
- a CDS encoding metal-dependent hydrolase — MLGKHHLSITTGFFIPILVFGVYELLNGSVEYFYYSICILLFASIGSLLPDADSEGKATLYYRYRLIYYPMALIHEIIILLFNNQKIKEKLKIGYTIEKRHRGILHTPIGAFLSSLLLTAIFFIAYVSIAIYLNINVDLLIILSVFLGLFFGQIMHLIEDSFTVSGINWLFPFGNKTINGKIYTFEKVKGKVDIRPDLYAWFYQLSGVILLVIVLFYSNYLPSSMIFEIIGLGIVINLMALIGMYFISNTNMNLWLVDKRTWRKIQKNK, encoded by the coding sequence GTGTTAGGAAAGCATCATCTAAGCATCACTACTGGATTTTTTATACCCATATTGGTTTTTGGAGTTTATGAACTTCTTAATGGTTCTGTTGAATATTTTTATTATAGTATTTGTATCCTACTCTTTGCATCTATTGGCTCTCTCCTTCCAGATGCAGATTCTGAAGGAAAAGCAACGTTATATTATAGATATAGGTTGATATACTACCCAATGGCTTTAATTCATGAAATAATAATATTGTTATTTAACAATCAGAAGATAAAAGAAAAACTGAAAATAGGTTATACTATCGAAAAAAGACATAGAGGAATACTTCACACACCAATAGGAGCATTTTTATCATCACTTTTATTAACAGCGATATTTTTTATTGCTTATGTGTCTATAGCTATTTATTTAAACATTAATGTAGATTTGCTAATTATATTGTCAGTGTTTTTAGGGTTATTTTTTGGTCAAATAATGCATTTAATTGAGGATTCATTTACAGTTTCGGGCATAAATTGGCTATTTCCGTTTGGAAACAAAACAATAAATGGAAAAATATACACTTTTGAAAAAGTAAAAGGGAAGGTTGATATTAGGCCAGATTTGTATGCTTGGTTTTATCAGCTTAGTGGGGTTATATTATTGGTAATTGTATTGTTTTATAGCAACTATTTGCCTTCAAGCATGATATTTGAAATTATAGGACTTGGTATAGTTATAAATCTTATGGCTTTAATTGGGATGTATTTTATATCAAATACTAACATGAATCTATGGCTTGTAGATAAAAGAACATGGAGAAAAATACAAAAAAACAAGTAA
- a CDS encoding LemA family protein — translation MSLLLIVVGLIIILIVLGIVIYAISIYNRFQTLKNGAEATLGQIRVALKKRLDMINQLVEAVKSYASFEKETLTKITELRSSVLKANTAEDIQNIDRESRNILGNILVAVENYPELKTSETVKELMDAIKEIEDEIARHRYTYNNIVQEFNTKIDTFPSNIIASMFGFGKMDYLQFEEEIYERPKINF, via the coding sequence ATGTCATTATTACTAATTGTTGTTGGTTTAATTATTATATTGATTGTTTTAGGTATTGTGATTTATGCTATCTCAATATACAACAGATTTCAAACATTAAAAAATGGGGCTGAAGCAACATTGGGGCAGATAAGGGTTGCTTTAAAAAAGAGATTAGACATGATTAATCAACTTGTTGAGGCAGTTAAAAGCTATGCAAGCTTTGAAAAGGAAACCTTAACAAAAATAACTGAGTTGAGAAGTAGTGTTCTAAAAGCCAATACTGCTGAGGATATACAAAATATTGACAGAGAGTCAAGGAATATCTTAGGAAATATCTTAGTTGCTGTTGAAAACTATCCAGAGTTAAAAACCTCTGAGACAGTTAAAGAGCTAATGGATGCAATAAAAGAGATAGAGGATGAGATTGCAAGGCATAGGTACACTTACAACAACATAGTTCAAGAATTTAACACTAAAATAGACACCTTCCCTTCAAACATTATTGCCAGTATGTTTGGATTTGGAAAGATGGATTACCTACAGTTTGAAGAGGAGATATACGAAAGGCCTAAGATTAACTTTTAA
- a CDS encoding DUF2207 family protein: MREEKKIIIFCIFVFVVGVVGAFLVTSSNGVNYTNIDIKNYKANLYIEKNLTLEESYTYEILENKRYRMLYRDWKVPLVYNSKLDVPYVEVLNLSASSKDMIGYVVDYKGDIFVFSNNTWIKKSVKNLVYEYGIINEVGFYNPYRYDAGIYTTKYKFIIYPPIETDNKVYHINLKLADEHLPYKNVEINIIDRNSSILNLFVYPSTFKVHKTDIGYVIEGSSPEDEPIEVEMLLKPNSVNGFVKYMENVEEKTISAYKRYILINYIITALKYLLIATILLFPLIAYLIYLRFGKEKSYIVPEYLSYVPNKNRKPWIVNLIFNGEVGKFDKNGFYATLLDLHNRGYIKIIKDGEDIKIKILKRDDNLDIYEKEVMNFLIRHSKNGEFNPKDLENAVSHWTDEYEIKRLWNEINGIMNNPLFSSTLTKRFLETKGKDILWISLVIFITLTLILFGISMNYSNYYPTLKDVFYLSIILVIQNIILILTPKSLFGRWKDDYYKEKLEWEAFKNFLSDLAMIKKYSPEDISIWKEWLIYGTALGVGDKVVEAMKSLNINIPEVDIAPAVYIAYNSMYSHINNAYSSVVASSSMSSGGGFGAGGGFGGGGGGAR, translated from the coding sequence ATGAGAGAAGAGAAGAAAATTATTATTTTTTGTATCTTTGTTTTTGTTGTTGGAGTTGTTGGAGCTTTTTTAGTTACATCATCTAATGGAGTGAACTATACCAATATTGACATTAAAAACTATAAGGCAAATTTGTATATTGAAAAAAATTTAACATTAGAGGAGAGCTATACTTATGAAATCTTGGAAAATAAAAGATATAGAATGTTATATAGAGATTGGAAAGTCCCATTAGTTTATAATAGCAAGTTAGATGTGCCTTATGTGGAGGTTTTAAATCTCTCTGCTTCATCAAAAGATATGATAGGATATGTTGTAGATTATAAGGGAGATATTTTTGTTTTTAGTAATAATACTTGGATAAAAAAGAGTGTAAAAAATCTTGTATATGAATATGGGATAATAAATGAAGTTGGATTTTATAATCCTTATAGATATGATGCTGGAATTTATACAACAAAATACAAATTCATTATATATCCACCAATTGAAACAGATAATAAGGTTTATCATATAAATTTAAAGCTTGCAGATGAGCATCTCCCTTATAAAAACGTTGAAATTAATATAATAGATAGAAATAGTAGCATACTAAACCTATTTGTCTATCCATCAACATTCAAAGTTCATAAAACAGATATTGGATATGTTATTGAGGGAAGTAGCCCAGAGGATGAACCAATTGAAGTTGAAATGCTTTTAAAACCAAATAGCGTTAATGGATTTGTTAAATATATGGAAAATGTTGAAGAAAAGACAATATCTGCCTATAAAAGATATATCCTTATAAACTACATTATAACAGCCCTAAAATATCTATTAATAGCTACAATCTTATTGTTTCCACTGATTGCCTACCTTATCTATCTAAGATTTGGGAAAGAAAAATCTTATATAGTCCCAGAGTATCTAAGCTATGTTCCAAACAAAAATAGAAAGCCATGGATTGTTAATCTTATATTTAACGGAGAAGTTGGGAAATTTGATAAAAATGGATTTTATGCCACTTTGTTAGATTTACACAATAGAGGATACATAAAAATAATAAAAGATGGTGAAGACATAAAAATAAAAATCTTAAAGAGAGATGATAATTTAGATATTTATGAAAAAGAGGTTATGAACTTTTTAATTAGACATTCTAAAAATGGTGAATTTAATCCAAAAGACCTTGAAAATGCTGTTTCTCATTGGACTGATGAATATGAAATTAAAAGATTATGGAATGAGATTAATGGAATTATGAACAATCCTCTGTTTTCCTCAACATTAACAAAAAGATTCTTAGAAACTAAAGGGAAGGATATACTCTGGATATCTTTGGTAATCTTCATAACATTGACATTAATTTTGTTTGGAATATCGATGAATTACTCTAATTATTACCCAACACTTAAGGATGTATTCTATCTCTCAATCATTTTGGTTATACAAAACATAATATTGATATTAACTCCAAAATCTCTATTTGGAAGATGGAAAGATGATTATTATAAAGAAAAACTTGAATGGGAGGCATTTAAAAACTTTTTATCTGATTTAGCAATGATTAAAAAATACTCTCCAGAGGATATATCAATTTGGAAGGAATGGCTTATTTATGGAACTGCCTTAGGAGTTGGAGATAAGGTTGTTGAGGCGATGAAATCATTAAATATAAATATTCCAGAGGTTGATATTGCCCCAGCAGTTTATATTGCATACAATTCAATGTATTCCCATATAAATAACGCTTACAGTTCTGTTGTGGCAAGCTCCTCTATGAGTTCTGGTGGAGGATTTGGAGCAGGAGGAGGTTTTGGTGGCGGTGGAGGAGGAGCAAGGTAA
- a CDS encoding TatD family hydrolase, with the protein MKDIKYVDAHCHIEDKAFNKNRDEVIERAKKENVIIVTSGASLGGCLRALELRKKYGIYLTLGYHPSRVKADDKVVNKVYNLIRDNKDEILAVGEIGMDIKDENYERQEMIFKKFLSLAEELNKPIVVHARGFERKIFDIAKNKANIMFHCYSGDVELAKEIGREGHLISISTLVCFSEHHKKLVESLDLEYLTTETDSPYLSPIKGAKNEPRNVKLVVEEIAKIKEMDIEEVANIIYKNTCKFFKRRL; encoded by the coding sequence TTGAAAGATATAAAATATGTTGATGCCCACTGCCATATAGAGGATAAGGCATTCAATAAAAACAGAGATGAAGTGATTGAGAGAGCTAAAAAAGAGAACGTTATAATAGTAACAAGTGGAGCAAGCTTAGGAGGTTGTTTAAGAGCTTTAGAGCTTAGAAAGAAATATGGGATATATTTAACCCTCGGCTATCATCCTTCAAGAGTTAAAGCAGATGATAAGGTTGTGAATAAGGTTTATAATCTAATTAGAGATAATAAGGATGAGATTTTGGCTGTTGGAGAGATTGGAATGGATATTAAAGATGAAAACTATGAGAGGCAAGAGATGATATTTAAAAAGTTTTTATCATTAGCAGAGGAGCTTAACAAACCAATTGTAGTTCATGCAAGGGGCTTTGAGAGGAAGATATTTGATATAGCCAAAAATAAGGCTAACATCATGTTCCACTGCTACAGTGGAGATGTAGAGTTAGCTAAAGAGATTGGGAGAGAAGGGCATTTAATATCTATCTCAACACTTGTGTGCTTTTCAGAGCATCATAAAAAATTGGTTGAGAGCTTAGATTTAGAGTATTTAACAACAGAGACCGACAGTCCTTATCTATCTCCAATCAAAGGAGCTAAGAATGAGCCAAGAAACGTTAAATTAGTTGTTGAAGAGATAGCTAAAATTAAAGAGATGGACATTGAAGAGGTAGCAAATATTATTTACAAAAATACATGTAAATTCTTTAAGAGGAGATTGTGA
- the pyrB gene encoding aspartate carbamoyltransferase, whose translation MRHLISMKDIGKEEILEILEEAKRMEEFLNTKRPLKLLEGKILATVFYEPSTRTRLSFETAMKRLGGDVITMTDLKSSSVAKGESLIDTIRVISGYADIIVLRHPSEGAARLASEYSQVPIINAGDGSNQHPTQTLLDLYTIMREIGRIDGIKIAFVGDLKYGRTVHSLVYALSLFDNVEMYFISPKELKMPRDIIEDLKAKNIKFYEKESLDDLDEDVDVLYVTRIQKERFPDPNEYEKVKGSYKIKREYVEGKKFIIMHPLPRVDEIDYDVDDLPQAKYFKQSFYGIPVRMAILKKLIEDNER comes from the coding sequence ATGAGGCATCTAATTTCAATGAAAGATATTGGAAAAGAGGAAATTTTAGAGATTTTAGAAGAGGCTAAGAGGATGGAGGAGTTTTTAAATACAAAGAGGCCTTTGAAGTTATTAGAAGGGAAGATATTAGCAACTGTTTTTTATGAGCCATCAACAAGGACACGATTGAGTTTTGAAACAGCCATGAAAAGATTGGGTGGGGATGTTATAACAATGACTGATTTAAAAAGCTCTTCTGTTGCAAAGGGAGAGAGTTTGATAGACACGATTAGAGTTATAAGTGGCTATGCCGATATAATTGTTCTAAGACATCCATCTGAAGGAGCGGCAAGATTGGCTTCTGAATATTCTCAAGTTCCAATTATAAACGCTGGAGATGGAAGTAATCAACATCCTACACAAACTCTTTTGGATTTATACACAATAATGAGAGAGATTGGCAGAATAGACGGGATAAAGATAGCGTTTGTTGGAGATTTGAAGTATGGAAGAACTGTTCATTCTTTGGTTTATGCCCTCTCTTTATTTGATAACGTTGAGATGTATTTTATATCTCCGAAAGAGTTGAAGATGCCAAGAGATATAATTGAAGATTTAAAAGCTAAAAACATAAAATTCTATGAAAAGGAAAGCTTAGATGATTTAGATGAGGATGTTGATGTCTTATATGTAACAAGAATTCAAAAGGAGAGATTTCCAGACCCTAATGAGTATGAAAAGGTTAAAGGTAGCTATAAGATAAAGAGAGAGTATGTTGAAGGAAAGAAATTTATAATTATGCATCCACTACCAAGGGTTGATGAGATTGACTATGACGTTGATGATTTGCCTCAAGCAAAGTATTTCAAGCAGAGTTTTTATGGAATTCCTGTAAGAATGGCTATTTTAAAGAAGTTAATTGAGGATAATGAAAGGTGA